GACGCTGTCCATACCGCCCTCCCGCGGTGACACACACACGGGAGCACGTCATCCGGCCTTGCCGTGAAGCCTCCCTGTCAATGAGCGCAGCTTAGCGGTTCGCTCAGCGGGCGGCGAGTTCGACCCCGAATTCCCCGCCACATTCGCCTCGGGAGGGTCGGCCCCCCAGCGTTCAACCCGACACCGCGCGAAGGAAGAAGCTCACGGGAATGACGAATTCCGCCGACTCCCGGAAGGGCTCCAGAGGCAGCGGCGCGAAGGGCGCGGCCGCCTCCACCATGCGCAGCGCCTCGACGTCCAGCACCCGGAAGCGCGAGGAGCCCTCCAGCCGCGGCGGCGCCGCCAGCGAGCCATCCCGATTGATGCGCACCCGCACCAGCGCGGTGCCCTCCATCCCGAGCCGCACCGCCTGTGACGGATAGCGCCGCTGCCGCGTCACCCTCCGGGAGAGCTGCTCCCGGTAGGCCCGCAACTCCGCGTCCGCTCCCGCCCCCACGCCAGGTCCTCCCGCCGCGCCGCCTCCCGACGACGTACCCGTGCCCACCGGAGCCGCCTCCGCCGGGCCACTCCCCGTTCCTCCCTCCCCGGACCCACTCGGAGTCGCGGCGGCCACGGCCTCCGAGGGGTTTCCCGTCTCCGAGGAGCTTCCCGCCTCGGGTGCCGTGCTCGGAGCCGGGGACTCCGGCGGAGGTGGCGATGGCGACTCCTCCCGCGGGGGCTCTTCCTTCGGAAGCTCCTCCTTCCGTGTCACTGAAGACGGTGGCTCGTGACCCGCGCGTGACACGGGCTCGCGAACCCGCACCGCCGGGCGCGCGGGACTCGCGGGTCGCCGCACCGGCGCCGGGTCCTCGGCGGAGCTCCGTCCATCGCTCACCGGTCCGCCACTCCCGGCCGCCTCGCGCCAGACGAGCTCCACCTCGAGCGGCCTGGGCGACACGAAGCGCTCCGGCTCCGACACACCGCGCCACAAGGCCACCGCGCCCAGCACGTGCACCGCCACCGAGACACCCAGGGCTCCCGAGAAGCGCGCCAGTGGGTGCCGGGCCCCTCGCGAGGCCTCCCCCTCCCTGGCGCTGTCCACGGCTCCCGGCGTCATCACCGCTGCCTGTATGCCATGGCGCCCCGCCCATCAACCCACCCCGGACAGCGGGCAGGCGGGCGGGGGCTCGCTACA
This is a stretch of genomic DNA from Archangium violaceum. It encodes these proteins:
- a CDS encoding TonB family protein, translating into MTPGAVDSAREGEASRGARHPLARFSGALGVSVAVHVLGAVALWRGVSEPERFVSPRPLEVELVWREAAGSGGPVSDGRSSAEDPAPVRRPASPARPAVRVREPVSRAGHEPPSSVTRKEELPKEEPPREESPSPPPPESPAPSTAPEAGSSSETGNPSEAVAAATPSGSGEGGTGSGPAEAAPVGTGTSSGGGAAGGPGVGAGADAELRAYREQLSRRVTRQRRYPSQAVRLGMEGTALVRVRINRDGSLAAPPRLEGSSRFRVLDVEALRMVEAAAPFAPLPLEPFRESAEFVIPVSFFLRAVSG